The following coding sequences lie in one Primulina huaijiensis isolate GDHJ02 chromosome 2, ASM1229523v2, whole genome shotgun sequence genomic window:
- the LOC140970891 gene encoding chloroplastic group IIA intron splicing facilitator CRS1, chloroplastic — protein sequence MSPPLPFSASNRVASCPHNSTLVLHSFLLFNPAKSPGITFSGPRINASSSTKLESRSAECGSQKFYPKSSEPISDSGSPMKTHTAPWMNGPLLVKPEEILRFRRPKSNKDHTLDRFGDHPDIALSGKVGGGRGKVAMKRIYKGIEKLQESQDVEEIQKEPENFKYIFPPNEFWGDGGYENDAEVGRTFEVVQEPFKTVEFGIPLEDVEKGVKSKKLPWEREERMVTTRVKKEKVATAAESSLDGELLRRLRSEAAIMKTWVKVKKAGVTEAVVNQVILIWRSDELALLKFDLPLCRNLDRAREIVELKTGGVVVWSKKDFLAVYRGCNYVSRSRHHPKIYQNPNCDRQRSSSSMNYEKSTTIDQLNFVDSSPGEMSHGKDGKWEIQCIAPLYERESDRLLDELGPRFVDWWMPKPLPVDADLLPEHSPGFKTPFRLCPPHTRSQLTDSELTYLRKIARPLPTHFVLGRNRKLQGLATAILKLWEKCHIAKIALKWGIPNTDNEQMAHELKILTGGTLLLRNKFFIIFYRGKDFLPSKVANLVAERETELTSCHVHEETARLKASETFSITHEHAIDSGIIGTLSEFHNIQSVGRNLPKGKSEIEVQLEAEQETLEREIRYQQRRHFILKKKIERSAYTLDKLNHAWRRSEKDPDQEIISQEERECLRMMGLKLDSSLVLGRRGVFNGVIEGMHQHWKHREIVKVITMQKKFSQVIDTAKFLETESGGILVSVVKIKIGHAIIVYRGKNYKRPRSMPQNLLTNRDAFSRSIEMQRIGSLKFFAKQREQKICDLELQLDELRKRMFDYMSK from the exons ATGTCTCCTCCTCTCCCCTTTTCTGCTTCTAACAGAGTCGCTTCTTGTCCCCATAATTCCACACTTGTTTTACATTCTTTTCTCTTGTTTAATCCAGCTAAATCTCCGGGAATCACCTTTTCTGGCCCTCGGATTAATGCCAGTAGCAGCACAAAATTGGAAAGCAGAAGCGCTGAATGTGGAAGccaaaaattttatccaaaatcTTCAGAACCCATCTCGGATTCAGGTTCACCAATGAAAACGCACACTGCGCCATGGATGAATGGACCTCTCCTTGTTAAACCCGAGGAGATTTTGCGATTTAGAAGGCCAAAAAGTAATAAAGATCACACCTTGGACAGATTTGGGGATCATCCTGACATAGCTTTGTCCGGAAAAGTGGGTGGTGGGAGAGGCAAGGTGGCAATGAAGAGAATCTATAAAGGGATTGAGAAGCTCCAAGAATCGCAAGATGTAGAGGAAATTCAAAAGGAACCAGAAAATTTTAAGTATATATTTCCACCAAATGAATTCTGGGGGGATGGGGGTTATGAAAATGATGCTGAAGTAGGGAGAACTTTCGAGGTGGTTCAGGAACCATTCAAAACTGTTGAATTTGGCATTCCACTGGAAGATGTTGAGAAGGGAGTAAAATCGAAAAAATTACCTTGGGAGAGAGAGGAAAGAATGGTAACTACGAGGGTAAAGAAGGAGAAAGTGGCGACAGCTGCTGAATCGAGCCTTGATGGAGAGTTGCTAAGAAGATTGAGAAGTGAGGCAGCGATAATGAAAACATGGGTGAAGGTTAAAAAGGCAGGGGTTACTGAGGCTGTTGTTAATCAAGTTATTCTTATTTGGAGAAGTGATGAGCTTGCTTTGCTTAAATTTGATCTTCCTTTGTGTCGAAACTTGGATAGAGCTCGAGAAATAGTCGAG CTGAAGACTGGAGGTGTTGTAGTATGGAGTAAAAAAGACTTTCTTGCGGTTTATAGAGGTTGCAACTATGTCTCAAGGTCGAGGCATCATCCGAAGATTTATCAAAACCCTAATTGTGATCGGCAACGTTCTTCCTCGTCTATGAATTATGAAAAGAGCACAACCATTGATCAATTAAATTTTGTAGATAGTAGTCCAGGCGAAATGAGCCACGGAAAAGATGGTAAATGGGAAATTCAATGTATCGCACCACTTTATGAAAGAGAATCCGACAGGTTATTGGATGAGTTAGGACCCCGGTTTGTCGATTGGTGGATGCCAAAGCCTTTGCCAGTGGATGCAGATTTGCTTCCGGAACATAGTCCTGGATTTAAGACGCCGTTTAGGCTTTGTCCTCCTCATACTAGATCACAGCTGACTGACTCTGAACTTACATATTTGCGGAAGATTGCTCGCCCTTTACCGACTCATTTTGTTCTTG GAAGAAATAGGAAGCTGCAAGGACTAGCTACAGCCATTCTTAAATTGTGGGAAAAATGCCATATAGCAAAGATTGCTCTAAAGTGGGGGATTCCAAACACCGACAACGAGCAAATGGCACATGAGCTCAAG ATTCTCACTGGAGGAACTCTTTTATTGCGAAATAAGTTcttcataattttttatagaGGGAAGGATTTTCTTCCCTCAAAAGTTGCAAACCTTGTTGCTGAGCGAGAAACGGAGCTCACGAGTTGCCATGTTCATGAAGAAACTGCAAGGCTAAAAGCAAGCGAAACCTTTTCTATCACCCATGAACATGCAATTGATTCTGGCATCATTGGCACTTTATCAGAGTTCCATAATATTCAATCAGTAGGCAGGAACCTGCCAAAGGGGAAGAGTGAAATTGAAGTTCAACTGGAAGCAGAACAAGAGACCCTGGAAAGGGAAATCAGATATCAGCAGCGGAGGCATTTTATT CTTAAGAAGAAGATAGAGAGATCAGCTTACACATTAGATAAACTAAACCATGCATGGAGACGCTCCGAGAAAGATCCAGACCAAGAAATTATATCCCAAGAGGAGCGAGAATGCCTGCGTATGATGGGATTGAAATTGGATAGCAGTTTAGTCCTCG GAAGACGCGGAGTTTTTAATGGCGTCATAGAAGGCATGCATCAACACTGGAAGCATAGAGAAATTGTGAAAGTGATTACGATGCAGAAAAAGTTTTCACAGGTCATTGATACCGCAAAATTCCTCGAAACAGAAAGTGGAGGAATCCTGGTATCCGTAGTCAAAATTAAAATAGGGCATGCAATAATAGTTTATCGTGGGAAAAACTATAAACGCCCAAGATCCATGCCTCAAAATTTGCTGACTAATCGTGATGCATTTTCAAGATCAATTGAAATGCAAAGGATTGGA TCGCTGAAGTTCTTTGCCAAGCAAAGAGAGCAGAAGATTTGTGATCTAGAACTCCAACTG GATGAATTGCGGAAGAGAATGTTCGATTACATGAGCAAATAG
- the LOC140970896 gene encoding chloroplastic group IIB intron splicing facilitator CRS2-B, chloroplastic, with protein MLSAVFSPNNSSSYISYSRIKIPPFFRKHSTSTRLWVSASLSEIKEVKTEYTPWLIAGLGNPGNKYHGTRHNIGFEMIDCISQAEGILMNTIQSKALIGIGSIGEVPILLVKPQTYMNFSGESVGPLAAYYQVPLRHILLVYDEMTLPNGVLRLQPKGGHGHHNGVKSVMQHLDGRREFPRFCIGVSNPPGTMDMRAYLLQKFSPLDRRQVDAALEQGTEAVRTLVLEGFSNRITRFNLGQKYKYNKV; from the exons ATGCTTTCTGCTGTGTTTTCCCCAAATAACTCTTCGAGTTACATATCTTATTCGAGAATCAAAATTCCACCGTTTTTTCGAAAACATTCAACTTCAACTAGACTTTGGGTGTCTGCTTCATTGTCAGAGATCAAAGAAGTAAAGACCGAGTATACTCCATGGCTGATTGCTGGATTGGGGAACCCTGGAAACAAGTATCACGGAACCCGGCATAAT ATTGGATTTGAAATGATTGATTGCATCTCTCAAGCCGAAGGAATTTTGATGAACACCATACAGTCCAAAGCATTGATTGGAATAG GTTCCATAGGAGAGGTTCCTATTTTATTGGTCAAGCCTCAGACATATATGAATTTCAGTGGCGAATCG GTTGGACCCCTCGCTGCTTATTATCAAGTTCCTTTGCGACACATCCTACTG GTTTATGATGAAATGACCTTACCAAATGGAGTTTTGAGGCTGCAGCCCAAAGGAGGACATGGTCATCATAACGG TGTAAAGAGTGTTATGCAGCATTTAGATGGTCGCCGTGAATTTCCTCGGTTTTGCATAG GTGTCAGTAACCCGCCAGGTACCATGGACATGAGGGCTTATCTTCTTCAGAAATTCAGCCCCTTAGACAGAAGGCAG GTTGATGCAGCTCTTGAACAAGGGACCGAGGCTGTGAGGACGCTAGTGTTGGAAGGCTTCAGCAATCGAATTACCAGATTCAATCTGGGTCAGAAATACAAGTACAACAAAGTTTGA
- the LOC140970894 gene encoding elongator complex protein 5 has product MAESICRTLRDGGLEGEHAPALTIKDTIRCPLGLFVLDHILCQVCSFVLSHRSQSKGIVLVALSRSPIYYEELLKSQGYDVASSSTWIKVVDCYSDPFGWKRKLVENGIVKNLTGGSSITVKLCENVEDLEKLSSYIVELGKEMIGDGKGRFMVAIDSVSEMLRLTSLTSVAVILSNLRSHDNVSCLFWLLHSDLHDNGITAALEYMSSMQASIEPMARLVDEQRGNSGNISWMEQNLRRGKFCVRLKRRNGRVRVMHEELRVEKSGIKFSPVSFEDDLISQSIVPKVQFNLQLSEKERNDRAKVVLPFEHQGNGKNIQIYDGRKPLDAGEEGMKNASERVQAIDSSKGEIIYFRDSDDEMPDSDEDPDDDLDI; this is encoded by the exons ATGGCAGAATCAATTTGCAGAACGCTTCGAGACGGTGGTTTGGAAGGAGAGCATGCACCAGCACTCACTATAAAGGATACGATTCGTTGTCCCCTGGGACTCTTTGTCTTAGATCATATTCTCTGCCAAGTCTGCTCCTTCGTTCTGTCCCATAGATCTCAATCTAA AGGCATTGTGTTGGTTGCATTGTCCCGTAGTCCAATATACTATGAAGAGTTATTGAAGAGCCAAGGATATGATGTTGCCTCTTCCAGTACATG GATTAAGGTTGTGGACTGCTACTCAGATCCATTTGGTTGGAAAAGAAAGCTCGTAGAGAATGGGATTGTCAAAAACCTTACTGGTGGATCTTCAATTACAGTTAAATTGTGTGAAAATGTTGAGGACTTGGAGAAATTATCCTCGTACATTGTCGAACTGGGGAAAG AAATGATTGGAGATGGAAAAGGACGTTTTATGGTTGCCATAGACTCG GTTAGTGAGATGCTAAGGCTTACCTCTCTCACATCCGTTGCTGTGATTTTAAGCAACCTTCGGAGCCATG ACAATGTATCTTGCTTGTTTTGGTTATTACATTCAGACCTGCACGACAATGGGATTACTGCTGCTCTGGAGTACATGTCATCTATGCAGGCAAGTATAGAACCAATGGCTCGCCTTGTCGATGAACAGAGGGGAAATTctgggaatatttcttggatggaACAAAATTTAAGGAGAGGAAAGTTCTGTGTGCGTTTGAAACGCAGAAATGGACGTGTCAGAGTGATG CATGAAGAGCTTCGTGTTGAGAAATCTGGCATCAAATTTTCACCTGTTTCGTTTGAAGATGATTTAATTTCTCAAAGTATCGTGCCTAAG GTCCAGTTCAATTTACAGTTGTCTGAGAAGGAGCGAAATGATCGGGCAAAAGTTGTCCTTCCGTTTGAGCACCAGG GAAAcggtaaaaatattcaaatatatgaTGGTCGGAAACCTCTCGATGCTGGTGAAGAAGGGATGAAAAATGCTTCTGAGAGAGTGCAGGCAATTGATTCTTCAAAAGGCGAGATTATCTATTTCCGTGACTCGGATGATGAGATGCCAGATTCAGACGAGGATCCAGATGACGATTTGGACATATGA